A stretch of Paenibacillus peoriae DNA encodes these proteins:
- a CDS encoding S-layer homology domain-containing protein — protein sequence MSMRKGAFAAITTVAILSFSVGGQMFAADHKFKDLNNVSGKEKIISLKDQGLLKGASDTQFLPSSKVTAAQGIQLISGGLQLSLAAIDLNKEPQVSRLFTHVKDTAWYAEAFINAHYNGVVIPKDIDPAKALTKEQFTHMLIQGMEKAGALPMIKIAPANIADDSELEPSYQGSIQRSLVYKVNTLDANEKFYPKSEITRAEAAVMLYNALEYLNTHTKS from the coding sequence ATGAGTATGAGAAAAGGTGCATTTGCAGCCATTACAACTGTAGCCATATTGTCCTTTTCCGTTGGAGGTCAAATGTTTGCGGCAGACCACAAATTTAAGGATTTGAATAACGTAAGCGGTAAAGAAAAAATTATATCCCTTAAAGATCAGGGTCTACTCAAAGGTGCCTCTGACACGCAGTTTCTCCCGTCATCTAAAGTCACCGCTGCCCAAGGCATTCAGTTGATCTCCGGCGGACTCCAGCTCAGTTTGGCCGCCATTGATTTGAACAAGGAGCCACAGGTCAGTAGACTGTTTACCCATGTTAAGGATACTGCATGGTACGCTGAAGCTTTTATCAACGCTCATTATAATGGTGTGGTTATTCCAAAGGATATTGATCCTGCCAAAGCTCTGACTAAGGAACAGTTCACCCATATGCTGATTCAGGGCATGGAAAAAGCAGGCGCTCTTCCGATGATTAAAATCGCACCTGCGAATATTGCGGATGACAGCGAACTGGAGCCTTCTTACCAAGGTAGCATTCAACGCTCGCTAGTCTACAAGGTCAATACCTTGGATGCAAATGAAAAGTTTTATCCAAAAAGCGAGATTACACGTGCCGAAGCTGCTGTTATGTTATATAATGCATTGGAATACTTGAATACTCATACAAAATCGTAA